A window from Ictalurus furcatus strain D&B chromosome 16, Billie_1.0, whole genome shotgun sequence encodes these proteins:
- the cdc37l1 gene encoding hsp90 co-chaperone Cdc37-like 1 yields the protein MEWFVNGGAMKLPPEESRCTSDSQNRPHEVSTESMASLCEKQQRYVKASIVSSWQLVEAQDRLCGLELHGSESVEQARARALASSTHLSETEEEWRRKESMLDSRWSPVTQDPGHSGFDKSIINDPEPRGMDTDFDKSLTFVQRHEEELKHFGMLRRWDDSQRFLAQLPHLICEETANYLILWCFRLYAEEKEALMEQVAHQAVAMQFILEMARSVQQDPRACFRQFFHKAKAGQEGYLDVFHTELEAFKHRVREYAVKPKVDTPKTLEQLCTPASCRLDPKEVLESLPPELKACIQSQDMHILQNVLRTMNPQVAEYHIKRCLEAGLCSHPGRGSKDEDIEAEDQRMMEMS from the exons ATGGAGTGGTTTGTAAACGGAGGAGCCATGAAGTTACCACCTGAGGAGAGTCGCTGCACGAGTGACAGCCAAAACCGACCTCACGAG gtcagTACGGAGAGCATGGCATCTCTGTGCGAGAAGCAGCAGCGGTATGTGAAGGCCTCCATTGTGTCCAGTTGGCAGTTGGTGGAGGCTCAAGACCGGCTCTGTGGTCTGGAGCTGCACGGTTCTGAGTCAGTAGAACAGGCCCGGGCCCGGGCGCTTGCTTCCTCCACACACCTGTCTGAGAccgaggaggagtggaggaggaaggagagcaTGCTGGACTCCCGCTGGAGCCCCGTCACACAGGACCCCGGACACAGTGGCTTCgacaag AGCATCATAAACGACCCCGAGCCCAGGGGGATGGACACGGATTTCGACAAGAGCTTAACCTTCGTCCAGCGCCATGAGGAGGAACTGAAGCATTTCG GAATGTTGAGGAGGTGGGACGACAGTCAGCGTTTTCTGGCGCAGTTGCCTCACCTGATCTGTGAGGAAACGGCAAACTACCTGATCTTATGGTGCTTTCGACTCTACGCTGaagag AAAGAAGCTCTGATGGAGCAGGTCGCTCACCAGGCCGTAGCCATGCAGTTTATCTTGGAGATGGCCCGCAGTGTGCAGCAGGATCCTCGTGCCTGTTTCCGCCAGTTCTTCCACAAAGCCAAA GCGGGACAGGAGGGATATTTGGACGTCTTCCACACTGAACTCGAGGCCTTTAAACACAGAGTGAGGGAGTACGCCGTCAAGCCCAAAGTGGACACGCCCAAAACTCTGGAGCAGCTGTGTACGCCGGCCAGCTGCAGACTCGACCCTAAAGAAGTGCTGGAGTCTCTGCCTCCT GAACTGAAGGCGTGTATTCAGTCTCAGGACATGCACATACTCCAGAATGTTCTCCGCACCATGAAtcctcag gtggcAGAGTATCATATAAAGCGATGTTTGGAGGCGGGGCTCTGTTCACATCCTGGGCGGGGCTCTAAAGATGAGGACATAGAAGCGGAGGATCAGAGGATGATGGAGATGTCctaa
- the ak3 gene encoding GTP:AMP phosphotransferase AK3, mitochondrial has product MLVRNLFRAVIMGPPGSGKGTVSSRISESFGLQHLSSGDMLRANIKAKSELGLLMKSCIDQGQLIPDDVISRLILASLRDMEQSSWLLDGFPRTVAQAESLDSVITVDTVINLDVPFETIKERLTSRWVHLSSGRVYNVDFNPPKIPGLDDVTGEPLTQRDDDTPETVTCRLKAYETQTRPVLEYYRSKGVLATFTGTETNKIWPHVHTFLAKKIPRTQQVGGGV; this is encoded by the exons ATGCTTGTGCGGAACTTGTTCCGGGCCGTGATCATGGGTCCTCCGGGTTCGGGGAAAGGAACCGTGTCGTCTCGGATCTCTGAAAGTTTCGGGCTGCAGCATCTCTCCAGCGGGGACATGTTACGGGCCAACATTAAAGCCAAGAGCG AACTGGGTCTTCTGATGAAGTCGTGTATAGATCAGGGTCAGCTGATTCCCGATGATGTCATCTCTCGCCTCATCCTGGCCAGCCTCCGAGACATGGAGCAGAGCAGCTGGCTGTTAGACG GTTTTCCCCGGACGGTGGCGCAGGCTGAGAGTTTAGACAGCGTGATCACCGTGGACACCGTCATCAACCTGGACGTGCCGTTCGAGACCATTAAGGAGCGTCTGACGTCTCGCTGGGTTCACCTGTCCAGCGGCCGCGTCTACAACGTCGACTTCAACCCTCCCAAAATCCCC GGTCTTGATGATGTCACCGGTGAGCCGTTGACGCAGAGGGACGATGACACGCCCGAAACGGTGACCTGCAGGCTGAAGGCGTATGAAACCCAGACTCGACCAGTGCTGGAGTATTACAG gagTAAAGGAGTTTTGGCGACGTTCACCGGAACTGAAACCAATAAGATCTGGCCTCATGTTCACACCTTCCTCGCGAAGAAGATCCCACGGACTCAGCAGGTTGGGGGAGGAGTTTAG